In Candidatus Liberimonas magnetica, one DNA window encodes the following:
- a CDS encoding response regulator yields MSGERILVVDSNNLVREVCSRFLKTKYEVYLAETGDEARKMFLEINFDVMLVDLNIRGINALDLLKRIKKDYSKCAVVIMTGQWVPQMLADIMKEGGFGYLEKPFELAELDYIIKSALEKRSKYKEYLEGKKIMVVDDEDELLDFFRTVFELEKANVITLHDGKSVLSKIEQESPDIILLDLMLSGISGFEICRNIKSNDKFKKIPVFILTSRADEKDRIKGIEAGADNYFMKSINPQALIQEVAKYLAGR; encoded by the coding sequence ATGTCCGGAGAACGTATTCTGGTCGTAGACAGCAATAACCTTGTCAGAGAGGTTTGCAGCAGGTTTTTAAAAACAAAATACGAAGTTTATCTTGCGGAAACCGGCGATGAGGCCAGGAAAATGTTTTTAGAGATAAACTTCGACGTTATGCTTGTTGACTTAAATATCCGCGGAATAAATGCACTTGACTTATTAAAACGGATAAAAAAAGATTATTCTAAGTGCGCAGTAGTTATTATGACCGGCCAATGGGTACCGCAGATGCTTGCAGATATTATGAAGGAAGGCGGATTTGGATACCTTGAAAAACCCTTTGAGCTGGCTGAACTTGATTATATAATAAAAAGTGCATTAGAAAAAAGGTCAAAATATAAAGAATATCTGGAAGGAAAAAAGATAATGGTGGTGGATGACGAAGATGAATTATTGGATTTTTTTCGTACTGTTTTTGAATTAGAAAAAGCCAATGTCATTACATTGCACGACGGAAAATCTGTGCTTTCTAAAATTGAGCAGGAAAGCCCTGACATTATACTGCTGGACCTTATGCTCTCGGGAATTAGCGGCTTTGAAATATGCAGAAATATCAAAAGTAATGATAAGTTTAAAAAGATACCGGTATTTATCCTAACCTCAAGAGCCGATGAGAAAGACAGGATAAAAGGAATCGAAGCGGGTGCAGATAATTATTTCATGAAATCTATCAATCCGCAGGCCTTAATTCAGGAAGTGGCAAAATATTTAGCTGGCAGATAG